A window from uncultured Anaeromusa sp. encodes these proteins:
- a CDS encoding HAD family hydrolase, translating into MENIIFDVDGTLWDSTEVVAQAWNKAIAEVGGTKAVVNAAILKREFGKTMKVIADNLFPDADEATKALLMKKCCAYEHEALEENEETLLYPAVVETIKELAQRHRLFIVSNCQTGYIELFMKKAGVEAYIEDWECFGDTGKVKGENIRLLMERNKLAGAVYVGDTQGDYEATQLARIPFIFAQYGFGSVENPAQAIECFEELLPLFRR; encoded by the coding sequence ATGGAAAATATCATTTTTGATGTAGACGGAACGTTGTGGGACTCCACGGAAGTGGTGGCCCAGGCCTGGAATAAAGCCATTGCAGAAGTCGGCGGGACCAAGGCAGTGGTGAACGCTGCCATCTTGAAACGAGAGTTCGGTAAGACGATGAAGGTTATCGCGGACAATCTGTTTCCGGACGCTGACGAGGCAACGAAAGCCTTGTTGATGAAAAAATGTTGTGCTTATGAACACGAGGCGCTGGAAGAAAATGAAGAAACCTTATTGTATCCGGCGGTTGTGGAGACGATAAAAGAACTGGCGCAGCGGCACCGTTTGTTTATCGTCAGTAACTGCCAGACCGGCTATATTGAGCTGTTTATGAAAAAGGCCGGCGTAGAAGCGTATATTGAAGACTGGGAATGTTTTGGCGATACGGGGAAAGTCAAAGGAGAGAATATCCGGCTGCTTATGGAGCGCAACAAGCTGGCTGGGGCCGTGTATGTCGGCGATACGCAGGGAGATTACGAAGCTACGCAACTGGCACGCATACCGTTTATCTTTGCCCAGTACGGTTTTGGCAGCGTAGAAAACCCTGCACAGGCGATTGAATGCTTTGAGGAATTGCTGCCGTTGTTTCGTAGATAA
- a CDS encoding radical SAM protein, with the protein MDVVEKRLSCDHSEKYLVSLADGHTVETLYMVDEERKLTFNSTVCISSQVGCHMGCRFCATGRQGFIRNLTAQEIVGQVELCNRTRKNAKQTSLEAVVFAGMGEPLRNYEQVKTAIRELRSRLGLRQFELATVGIVPKIYEMIEDFQGSDISIRLNLSLHASTDVQRRQIIPMTQEYGVEEIIQAAAAYAAAFNTKARIRYMLFHGFNNTESDAARLTALLQGKPLKLILSQYNENNIEGLTPANRLEVLDFYNTMKTAVDAEIFHNFGSDIQGGCGQLKQTVAV; encoded by the coding sequence ATGGATGTAGTAGAAAAACGGCTCAGCTGTGATCATTCGGAAAAATATCTTGTGAGCTTGGCAGATGGTCATACTGTCGAAACGCTTTACATGGTGGATGAAGAACGGAAGCTGACCTTTAACAGCACGGTCTGTATATCTTCACAGGTGGGCTGCCACATGGGCTGTCGCTTTTGCGCCACAGGCAGGCAGGGCTTTATCCGCAACCTGACGGCCCAGGAGATTGTCGGCCAGGTGGAGCTTTGTAATCGAACACGTAAAAATGCCAAGCAAACTTCCCTGGAGGCAGTGGTGTTCGCCGGTATGGGCGAGCCGCTGCGCAATTATGAGCAAGTTAAGACTGCCATTCGGGAGCTGCGTTCCCGCTTGGGGCTGCGGCAGTTTGAACTGGCTACGGTGGGGATTGTGCCGAAGATCTATGAGATGATTGAGGATTTTCAAGGCAGTGATATCTCCATTCGCCTGAATCTTTCTCTGCATGCTTCGACCGATGTGCAGCGTAGGCAGATTATTCCCATGACGCAGGAATACGGCGTTGAGGAGATTATTCAGGCGGCGGCGGCTTATGCGGCTGCCTTTAACACGAAAGCGCGCATCCGGTACATGCTGTTTCATGGTTTCAACAACACCGAGAGCGATGCGGCTCGTTTGACGGCGCTTTTGCAGGGGAAACCGTTGAAATTGATTCTTTCACAGTATAACGAGAACAATATAGAGGGCCTGACGCCGGCGAATCGCTTGGAGGTTTTGGATTTTTATAATACAATGAAGACAGCGGTGGATGCGGAGATTTTTCATAATTTTGGCAGCGATATTCAAGGCGGCTGCGGACAATTGAAGCAAACCGTGGCGGTATAA
- a CDS encoding TIGR00730 family Rossman fold protein, translating to MNKVICVYSSSSRTIDPVYFDAAHHLGREIAAKGDHFLFGGGVTGLMGACAKAVHEHQGQVIGVIPEALNLDGVVYDKCDELVVTKCMRERKAAMDERSDAFIALPGGYGTMEEVLEIITLKQLRYHDKPIVILNINNFYDNLLEQFEKAIDQQFAKMVCNELYFVTEKVSEALQYIDAYESPVFAERWLTDVK from the coding sequence ATGAACAAGGTAATTTGCGTATATAGCTCTTCCAGCAGAACCATTGATCCGGTGTATTTTGATGCGGCGCACCATTTGGGACGGGAAATTGCGGCGAAGGGAGATCATTTTCTTTTTGGCGGCGGCGTCACTGGGCTGATGGGAGCTTGCGCCAAGGCGGTGCATGAGCATCAAGGACAGGTGATTGGCGTGATTCCGGAAGCCTTAAATCTTGACGGCGTTGTCTATGACAAATGCGACGAACTGGTGGTAACCAAATGCATGCGCGAGCGCAAGGCCGCTATGGATGAGCGCTCCGACGCTTTTATCGCGTTGCCCGGAGGCTATGGAACCATGGAAGAGGTTTTGGAAATCATTACGCTCAAGCAATTGCGCTATCATGACAAGCCCATTGTCATTTTGAACATCAATAACTTTTACGATAATTTGCTGGAGCAGTTCGAGAAGGCGATTGACCAGCAATTTGCTAAAATGGTTTGTAATGAATTGTATTTTGTGACTGAGAAAGTTTCAGAGGCGCTGCAGTATATTGACGCTTATGAGTCTCCTGTATTTGCAGAGCGCTGGCTTACGGACGTGAAGTAA
- a CDS encoding metalloregulator ArsR/SmtB family transcription factor has protein sequence MLEIFKALGDESRIRILNLLLQGPLCVCELEFVLQMSQTNVSRHLAKLKQAKIVQSLKQGQWMNYQMAPSFLAQEAKLVEYLQEKVSQDASFQKDLTALLKHQEEWGDCLTPSRKYLQEKLHSENGCSNE, from the coding sequence ATGCTAGAAATTTTTAAAGCCCTTGGCGATGAAAGCCGTATTCGAATTTTAAATTTGTTGCTGCAGGGACCTTTATGCGTATGTGAACTGGAGTTTGTATTGCAAATGAGCCAAACCAATGTATCGCGGCATTTGGCTAAGCTGAAGCAAGCTAAGATAGTACAAAGCCTTAAGCAGGGGCAATGGATGAATTATCAAATGGCTCCCTCTTTTTTAGCGCAAGAAGCTAAGCTTGTAGAGTATCTGCAAGAAAAGGTTTCGCAAGATGCGTCGTTTCAAAAAGACTTGACGGCGCTGTTGAAACATCAAGAGGAATGGGGCGATTGTTTGACGCCTTCGCGCAAATATTTGCAAGAAAAGCTGCATAGCGAGAATGGTTGTTCTAACGAATAG
- the ppsA gene encoding phosphoenolpyruvate synthase — translation MTVQQGRFIRWFEEVGLEDLALVGGKNASLGEMYRELTPQGIKIPNGFAITSEAYWKLLSDGGVLGPLQEALSEVTTHDVAALALCGKRARDLILNAGIPEEIWTEVKNAYAQLCSQYGPDTDVAVRSSATAEDLPTASFAGQQETYLNIRGEHALREACLKCFASLFTDRAISYRLNNGFDHFKVALSIGIMKMVRSDLAVSGITFTIDTETGFRDVVFITACYGLGENIVQGAVTPDEYYVFKPTFRQGYRSIIRKNLGDKRIKMVYGLGGSKALTRNIEVPEADRRRFCLNDEDILTLTKYALTIEDHYSKKAGESRPMDIEWAKDGLSGELFIVQARPETVRSGKSLDVLETYYLDGHGPLLATGKSVGEKIGSGKARIIKHTSQLAQFVPGEVLVTDTTTPDWEPVMKAAGAIVTNRGGRTCHAAIVSRELGIPAVVGTGHATEAIRTGEEVTVNCATGEEGKVYQGLLPFHMETINLTDLKRPRTKIMMNLGDPDLAFSMSMLPNDGVGLARMEFIINSYIQIHPMALIHPEAITDADVLRKIDDLTFGYEDKTEYFVEKLACGVGTIAAAFYPKPVIIRMSDFKTNEYASLIGGAGFEPAEENPMIGFRGASRYYDDKYREGFALECRAMKRVREIMGLSNLILMIPFCRRVPEAEKVIEEMAKNGLRRGDNGLEVYVMCEIPNNVLMIDEFSQVFDGFSIGSNDLTQLTLGVDRDSSLVAHDFDERDPGVLRIVSQAVQGAKRNGRHSGICGQAPSDYPEFAEFLVKEGIDSMSLNPDSVMKITLRVLEMEQKLRNK, via the coding sequence ATGACGGTGCAACAGGGACGTTTTATACGTTGGTTCGAAGAAGTCGGTTTGGAAGACCTGGCGCTTGTAGGCGGCAAAAACGCTTCTTTAGGGGAGATGTACCGAGAGCTTACCCCGCAAGGAATCAAGATTCCCAACGGCTTCGCCATTACCTCCGAAGCTTACTGGAAACTTTTGAGCGACGGCGGCGTCCTAGGTCCGCTGCAAGAAGCGTTGTCAGAAGTTACGACGCATGATGTGGCGGCGTTGGCTTTGTGCGGCAAGAGGGCTAGAGATTTGATCTTGAACGCAGGCATTCCAGAAGAGATTTGGACCGAAGTCAAAAACGCCTATGCGCAGCTCTGCTCCCAATACGGTCCTGACACCGACGTGGCAGTGCGCAGTTCGGCTACGGCAGAGGATTTACCGACAGCTTCTTTTGCCGGCCAACAGGAAACCTATTTGAACATCCGAGGCGAACACGCTTTGCGGGAAGCCTGCCTCAAATGCTTTGCCTCTCTCTTTACGGACCGCGCCATCTCCTACCGCTTAAACAACGGCTTTGACCATTTCAAGGTGGCCTTGTCCATCGGCATCATGAAAATGGTTCGTTCCGATCTAGCGGTTAGCGGTATAACCTTCACCATTGATACGGAAACAGGCTTTCGCGACGTAGTCTTTATTACCGCTTGTTACGGTTTAGGCGAAAATATTGTACAAGGAGCCGTCACTCCTGATGAATACTACGTTTTCAAGCCCACCTTCCGCCAAGGCTACCGCTCGATCATCCGCAAGAATCTCGGGGACAAACGCATTAAAATGGTCTACGGCTTGGGCGGCTCCAAAGCCTTGACGCGCAACATTGAAGTACCGGAGGCGGATCGTCGCCGCTTCTGTCTGAACGACGAGGACATTCTCACCTTGACCAAATATGCCCTAACCATTGAAGATCATTATTCAAAAAAAGCCGGCGAAAGCCGCCCTATGGATATTGAATGGGCTAAAGACGGTCTGAGCGGTGAGCTATTTATTGTACAAGCCCGCCCGGAAACAGTACGTTCCGGAAAATCCCTCGACGTTTTGGAGACATACTATTTGGACGGCCACGGGCCGCTTTTGGCTACTGGTAAAAGTGTCGGCGAAAAAATAGGCAGCGGCAAGGCGCGCATCATCAAGCATACCTCTCAACTCGCCCAGTTTGTACCGGGAGAAGTTTTAGTAACCGATACTACCACTCCAGACTGGGAGCCTGTAATGAAGGCTGCCGGCGCCATTGTAACCAACCGAGGCGGTCGCACCTGCCATGCCGCCATCGTCAGCCGCGAACTCGGCATCCCCGCTGTGGTGGGAACTGGCCATGCTACCGAAGCAATCCGTACCGGCGAAGAAGTAACCGTCAACTGCGCTACCGGCGAAGAAGGCAAAGTTTATCAAGGCTTACTGCCCTTTCACATGGAAACCATCAACTTGACGGATCTAAAACGGCCTCGCACAAAAATCATGATGAATTTAGGAGATCCGGACTTGGCCTTTTCTATGTCCATGCTTCCCAACGACGGTGTCGGTCTGGCACGGATGGAATTCATCATCAACAGCTACATTCAGATTCATCCTATGGCCTTGATTCATCCCGAAGCCATTACCGATGCAGATGTCCTTCGCAAAATCGACGACCTTACCTTCGGCTATGAGGATAAAACAGAATATTTCGTAGAAAAGCTTGCTTGCGGCGTAGGCACCATTGCAGCGGCTTTTTATCCCAAGCCAGTTATCATACGCATGAGCGACTTTAAAACCAACGAATACGCCAGCCTGATCGGCGGCGCCGGCTTTGAACCGGCTGAAGAAAATCCCATGATTGGTTTTCGTGGCGCGTCCCGTTACTACGACGACAAGTACCGGGAAGGCTTCGCCTTGGAGTGCCGAGCTATGAAGCGCGTCCGCGAAATCATGGGCCTAAGCAATCTGATTTTGATGATTCCCTTCTGCCGCCGCGTTCCCGAAGCTGAAAAAGTAATTGAAGAAATGGCTAAGAACGGCCTGCGCCGCGGCGACAACGGCCTGGAAGTCTATGTTATGTGCGAAATTCCCAACAATGTGTTGATGATTGATGAGTTTAGTCAGGTATTTGACGGCTTTTCCATTGGCTCCAACGACCTTACCCAGTTAACGCTTGGGGTGGACCGCGACTCTTCCCTTGTAGCCCACGACTTTGACGAACGAGACCCCGGCGTGCTGCGTATAGTTTCCCAGGCTGTTCAGGGAGCCAAGCGCAACGGCCGCCATAGCGGCATCTGCGGCCAAGCGCCCAGCGATTATCCGGAGTTTGCCGAATTTCTAGTTAAAGAAGGCATCGACTCTATGTCCCTCAATCCCGACTCGGTGATGAAAATCACCCTGCGCGTCCTAGAGATGGAGCAAAAGCTGCGGAACAAGTAG
- a CDS encoding dynamin family protein — protein sequence MLQTMHRLGDLRTLKGKLAAAYDYVLAHQDSDNAVKIKQLASKLEQQEFAIAFCGHFSAGKSTIINRLIGENLLPSSPIPTSANLVKVKAGEAYAKVFFKNEKPRMYLAPYDYELVKQYCKDGDQIQEIELSQADCQLPTQVVVLDTPGIDSADDAHRISTESAIHLADLIFYVMDYNHVQSELNFMFTKELTEAGKEVCLVINQVDKHSEQELSFVDFQASVVNSFASWGVKATHIFYTSLKSDEHTHNQFPALQAFLAERLQAKDTLLLQSVFHSLQKIVGDHLTAARKKGEDQLQSAREVLGELSAAEQEELLANYDKLLAEKNLLGEGLEKAESQFDLEVSKIMQNAYLMPFETRALAEAYLESCQAGFKVGFLFTKQKTETEREKRLELFYQGVLEKIKSQLEWHLREFLGRFLKERRLENKDLLSKTQQFTVPLAKEALVGAVKPGARVSGESVINYTDSVANEIKLAVKRNLASLEVDILEALQERTAVLQVRLAQKSAGMERYIAALEQLKKKEAAAKLAQAEVETLLRQAKEITEEAFCLLAQTEEEFDVVSPQTGRVELVKKAAPRVQTMPKVSAKKAEDVEAADRMKQTASALKETAHLVHDLPGFAKLAGELEEKAARLEHKGFTVALFGAFSAGKSSFANALLGEKVLPVSPNPTTAAINQIKPVDEIHPHGTVRVKVKDARALLDDVNQALRLFEVQAASLADAREKAGALGQGASVGATEKTSYAFLQAFARGYAAFGEQLGAALETTMAEFGDYVAVEEKSCFVEWIDLYYDCPLTRKGITLVDTPGADSINARHTGVAFEFIKNSDAILFVTYYNHAFSKADREFLIQLGRVKDAFQLDKMFFIINAIDLADNEEEKETVMDYVQEQLVKYGVRNPHLYALSSLHALKEKQAKSATAPSGMPVFEEAFYHFIANDLANLAVAASENELRRVGQRVSALIASAREDVSVKEQKRAKLENEQGEVASVLAQQTLQTLRSSLLQEMEELLYYAKQRVFLRFNDFFKEAFNPAVLRDDGRDLKKALRQSLGELLEQVGFDLAQELRATTVRLERFAQKQAAEYQQRLAERLGEINAAISFAEFELENREHLEFAVAFQDAPLDKFSKAMALFKTPKAFFEQGESKAMGEALYELLSVLADEYLQREKGCMQTSYDAVLEEEFTRLIGQMTEEASEFYLSLLSALDGGVPVETLLDIQQRLPQE from the coding sequence ATGCTTCAAACTATGCACCGCCTAGGAGACCTGCGGACCTTAAAAGGAAAGCTGGCAGCGGCTTATGACTATGTATTGGCTCATCAGGACTCTGACAATGCGGTGAAAATAAAGCAATTAGCGAGCAAGCTGGAACAACAAGAGTTTGCCATTGCTTTTTGCGGCCATTTTTCAGCGGGAAAATCAACGATTATCAACCGTTTGATCGGTGAAAATTTGCTGCCGTCAAGTCCCATCCCGACCAGCGCCAATTTGGTAAAGGTCAAGGCGGGCGAAGCCTACGCCAAGGTGTTTTTCAAGAACGAAAAACCGCGCATGTATTTGGCGCCCTACGACTACGAATTGGTGAAGCAGTATTGCAAGGACGGCGACCAGATTCAGGAGATTGAGCTCAGCCAGGCCGACTGCCAACTGCCGACGCAAGTGGTGGTTCTGGATACGCCAGGTATTGACTCGGCGGACGATGCGCATCGCATCTCAACGGAGTCGGCTATTCATCTGGCGGATTTGATTTTTTATGTTATGGACTACAACCACGTGCAGTCCGAATTGAATTTTATGTTTACCAAAGAATTGACGGAAGCGGGCAAAGAGGTTTGCTTGGTGATTAACCAGGTGGACAAGCATTCCGAGCAGGAGCTTTCGTTTGTCGATTTTCAGGCCAGCGTGGTAAATTCCTTTGCTTCCTGGGGCGTTAAGGCGACGCATATTTTTTATACTTCTCTCAAAAGCGATGAGCATACGCATAATCAATTTCCGGCGCTGCAGGCATTTTTGGCGGAGCGGCTGCAGGCTAAGGACACGCTGCTATTGCAATCGGTATTTCATTCCCTGCAAAAAATCGTCGGTGATCATTTGACGGCGGCGCGGAAAAAAGGCGAAGACCAATTACAGTCAGCCAGGGAGGTTCTGGGCGAGCTGTCAGCGGCGGAACAAGAGGAGCTGCTGGCGAACTATGACAAGCTGCTGGCGGAAAAGAATCTTTTGGGCGAAGGGCTGGAAAAAGCCGAGAGCCAATTTGATCTAGAAGTCAGCAAAATTATGCAGAACGCTTATTTGATGCCCTTTGAAACGCGGGCGCTGGCGGAAGCCTATTTGGAATCTTGTCAGGCGGGATTTAAAGTTGGTTTTTTGTTTACCAAGCAGAAGACAGAGACGGAACGAGAAAAACGGCTGGAGCTCTTTTACCAAGGCGTGTTGGAAAAGATAAAATCCCAGCTGGAATGGCACTTGCGTGAGTTTTTGGGGCGTTTCCTAAAAGAACGACGGTTGGAAAACAAAGACTTGCTCTCAAAAACGCAGCAGTTTACGGTGCCGTTGGCCAAGGAAGCGCTAGTGGGCGCAGTAAAGCCGGGCGCCCGAGTTTCCGGAGAATCGGTCATCAATTATACGGACAGCGTTGCTAACGAAATTAAGCTTGCGGTGAAACGAAACCTGGCTTCTTTGGAAGTAGACATCCTGGAGGCCCTGCAAGAGCGTACCGCTGTGCTGCAAGTGCGGCTGGCGCAAAAATCAGCTGGGATGGAGCGTTATATCGCCGCCCTTGAACAGTTGAAAAAGAAGGAAGCCGCCGCTAAGTTGGCGCAGGCGGAAGTTGAGACCCTTCTCAGGCAGGCGAAGGAAATTACAGAAGAAGCGTTTTGTTTGCTGGCGCAGACCGAAGAAGAGTTTGACGTTGTTTCACCGCAGACAGGACGGGTGGAATTGGTGAAAAAAGCGGCTCCTCGCGTTCAAACCATGCCTAAGGTAAGCGCGAAAAAGGCGGAAGACGTCGAAGCGGCGGATCGTATGAAGCAAACGGCAAGCGCCCTTAAGGAGACGGCGCACCTTGTTCATGATTTGCCTGGTTTTGCCAAGTTGGCCGGAGAGTTGGAGGAGAAGGCGGCGCGCTTAGAGCATAAAGGTTTTACGGTTGCGTTGTTCGGGGCGTTCAGCGCCGGTAAATCTTCCTTTGCCAATGCACTTCTCGGTGAGAAAGTGCTGCCGGTTTCGCCGAACCCAACAACGGCAGCCATCAATCAGATTAAGCCGGTGGATGAGATACATCCCCATGGAACGGTACGCGTCAAAGTGAAGGATGCCCGGGCTCTGCTGGACGACGTCAATCAGGCGCTGCGTCTGTTTGAAGTGCAGGCGGCCAGTCTGGCTGATGCCAGGGAAAAAGCAGGCGCTTTAGGACAGGGTGCGTCCGTTGGCGCGACGGAAAAAACCAGCTACGCGTTTCTGCAGGCCTTTGCGCGGGGTTATGCCGCCTTTGGCGAGCAGTTGGGGGCTGCACTGGAAACAACTATGGCAGAATTCGGCGATTATGTGGCGGTGGAGGAAAAATCCTGCTTTGTCGAATGGATCGACCTGTATTATGACTGCCCCTTGACTCGCAAGGGCATTACCTTGGTAGACACGCCAGGGGCGGATTCCATCAACGCCCGCCATACGGGCGTCGCTTTTGAGTTCATCAAAAACTCGGATGCCATTCTCTTTGTTACCTACTATAATCATGCTTTCTCCAAAGCGGATCGGGAGTTTCTGATTCAATTGGGGCGCGTCAAGGATGCGTTTCAACTGGATAAAATGTTCTTTATCATCAATGCCATTGATTTGGCGGATAACGAAGAAGAAAAAGAAACGGTCATGGACTATGTGCAAGAGCAGCTTGTCAAATATGGCGTCCGTAATCCTCATCTGTACGCGCTGTCCAGCCTGCATGCCTTGAAGGAAAAACAGGCAAAGTCGGCTACTGCTCCTTCGGGCATGCCTGTATTTGAAGAAGCGTTTTATCATTTTATTGCCAACGATTTGGCTAACCTGGCGGTGGCTGCGTCCGAGAATGAGCTGCGCCGCGTTGGACAGCGCGTAAGCGCTCTGATTGCCAGCGCCCGCGAGGATGTCTCGGTGAAGGAGCAAAAACGGGCCAAGCTGGAAAACGAACAAGGAGAGGTTGCGTCCGTTTTGGCGCAGCAGACCTTGCAAACGCTGCGCAGCAGTTTGCTGCAGGAGATGGAAGAACTGCTTTACTATGCGAAGCAGCGGGTGTTTTTACGGTTCAATGATTTCTTCAAAGAGGCCTTTAATCCGGCGGTGTTGCGGGATGACGGCCGGGATTTGAAAAAGGCGCTGCGCCAGTCTTTGGGGGAGCTGCTGGAGCAGGTCGGTTTTGATTTGGCTCAGGAGCTGCGCGCCACGACGGTGCGCTTGGAACGTTTTGCGCAAAAGCAGGCGGCAGAGTATCAGCAGCGCCTTGCGGAGCGACTTGGTGAGATCAATGCCGCGATATCCTTTGCTGAATTTGAACTGGAAAATCGGGAACACCTTGAATTTGCAGTCGCTTTTCAAGACGCGCCGCTAGACAAGTTTAGCAAAGCAATGGCTTTATTTAAAACTCCTAAAGCGTTTTTTGAGCAAGGGGAAAGCAAGGCTATGGGGGAAGCGCTCTATGAGCTTCTTAGCGTGCTGGCCGATGAATATCTACAGCGAGAAAAAGGATGCATGCAGACGAGCTATGATGCAGTTTTAGAGGAAGAATTTACCCGCCTGATCGGCCAGATGACGGAAGAGGCATCAGAGTTCTATTTGAGCCTGCTGTCTGCTTTGGATGGCGGCGTGCCCGTAGAGACGCTTCTGGATATTCAACAGCGTTTACCCCAAGAATAG
- a CDS encoding thioredoxin family protein — MKKIAILGPGCANCKKLEANTKEAVASMGLEAEIIKVTDMNEIAEYGLVRTPAIAVDGKLLSTGKVLEADKIAALLQK; from the coding sequence ATGAAAAAAATTGCTATTTTAGGACCAGGATGTGCAAATTGCAAGAAACTTGAGGCCAATACCAAGGAAGCGGTTGCATCAATGGGGCTGGAAGCGGAAATTATAAAAGTAACCGATATGAATGAAATTGCTGAATATGGGTTAGTGAGGACGCCTGCAATTGCGGTTGATGGAAAGCTGCTCTCGACAGGAAAAGTGTTGGAAGCGGATAAAATAGCGGCATTGCTGCAAAAATAA
- a CDS encoding DUF2703 domain-containing protein: MSKLQTRSCCSGGDCCPPAQESKQVVIDFLYLDLSVCQRCQGADQNLSEALEEVTKVLSSAGYVVKVNRIHMATKELAIQYEFLSSPTIRVNGQDIVLEVTESTCQDCGDLCGDSVDCRSWVYEGREYAEPPKAMIIASILKRVFGGEAAVAQSKEPYVLPENLKLFFEGLETAKRQ; encoded by the coding sequence ATGAGTAAGCTTCAGACTCGTTCTTGCTGCAGCGGCGGTGATTGCTGTCCGCCAGCGCAAGAAAGCAAGCAAGTGGTGATCGACTTTCTGTATTTGGATCTTAGCGTCTGCCAGCGTTGCCAAGGAGCGGACCAAAATCTGTCGGAAGCTCTTGAGGAAGTGACTAAGGTGCTATCCTCGGCAGGTTATGTGGTAAAGGTAAATCGGATTCACATGGCGACCAAAGAACTGGCCATACAGTATGAATTTTTGAGCTCTCCCACGATTCGCGTTAATGGCCAAGACATCGTTTTGGAGGTTACGGAAAGCACTTGTCAAGATTGCGGCGATCTTTGCGGCGATAGTGTGGATTGTCGCTCTTGGGTTTACGAAGGGAGAGAGTATGCCGAGCCTCCTAAGGCAATGATTATTGCTTCTATTCTTAAACGGGTGTTTGGAGGTGAGGCGGCCGTGGCTCAATCGAAAGAGCCGTATGTGCTGCCGGAGAATTTGAAACTGTTTTTTGAAGGCCTTGAGACGGCCAAGCGCCAATAA
- a CDS encoding permease, producing MSEKQKLLLLVGAFLFAYWLPMDHPRVQGAVVEGFAMLGDYAREHVLLCLVPALFIAGAVSVFVRQDAVMRYLGAGAPKPMAYGVASVSGAILAVCSCTVLPLFAGIFKRGAGLGPAVAFLYSGPGINILAIAMTARVLGPDLGVARAVGAISFSLIAGLLMAMIFRSSEEKRQEVFADAEVGELPRQLWQEIVYFGAMIGFLIFANWAKPMGDMGLAMAVYQVKWWLSGGFLALTLYTSFAWFSTEERKEWLESTWTFTKQIIPLLLGGVLLAGFLLGRPGLDAGIIPDHYIADLVGGNSLGANFFAAISGAFMYFATLTEVPILQGLIGSGMGKGPALSLLLAGPALSLPAMIVLRQIMGTKMMVTYVSIVVALSTIVGYVFGMM from the coding sequence ATGTCGGAAAAACAGAAGTTGCTATTATTAGTAGGGGCGTTTTTATTTGCCTATTGGCTGCCAATGGATCATCCCCGCGTGCAAGGGGCTGTAGTAGAAGGATTTGCCATGTTAGGCGACTATGCTAGAGAACACGTGCTTTTGTGTTTAGTGCCAGCTCTCTTTATTGCCGGAGCCGTGTCCGTCTTTGTGCGCCAGGATGCGGTTATGCGTTATTTGGGGGCGGGCGCGCCGAAACCGATGGCCTATGGAGTCGCGTCGGTGTCCGGGGCGATTTTGGCGGTCTGCTCTTGTACGGTACTGCCTTTGTTTGCGGGCATTTTTAAACGCGGGGCTGGCCTTGGGCCTGCTGTTGCTTTCTTGTATTCCGGCCCGGGGATTAACATTTTGGCGATTGCCATGACAGCTCGAGTATTAGGCCCTGATTTGGGTGTAGCCAGGGCGGTTGGCGCTATCTCATTTTCCTTGATTGCGGGACTTTTGATGGCGATGATTTTTCGCAGTTCAGAAGAAAAAAGGCAGGAAGTATTTGCCGATGCGGAAGTGGGAGAGTTGCCGCGGCAGCTGTGGCAGGAAATCGTCTATTTTGGAGCGATGATTGGCTTTTTGATTTTTGCTAACTGGGCAAAGCCCATGGGCGATATGGGCCTTGCGATGGCCGTGTATCAAGTTAAATGGTGGTTATCTGGCGGTTTCTTGGCGCTTACCTTGTATACTTCATTTGCCTGGTTTTCCACGGAAGAACGGAAAGAATGGCTGGAAAGCACCTGGACCTTCACTAAGCAAATTATTCCCCTTCTTTTGGGCGGCGTGTTGCTTGCCGGATTTTTACTGGGGCGTCCCGGACTTGACGCCGGGATTATTCCGGATCATTATATAGCAGATCTTGTTGGCGGCAATAGTCTGGGAGCGAATTTCTTCGCGGCGATTTCCGGCGCGTTTATGTATTTTGCCACGCTGACGGAAGTGCCTATTCTGCAAGGGTTAATTGGTTCAGGCATGGGCAAGGGGCCCGCGCTATCCCTTCTTTTGGCCGGACCGGCGCTTAGCTTGCCTGCCATGATCGTGTTGCGCCAGATTATGGGTACAAAAATGATGGTGACCTATGTGAGTATAGTGGTTGCTCTTTCGACAATTGTCGGGTATGTGTTTGGCATGATGTAA